DNA sequence from the Centropristis striata isolate RG_2023a ecotype Rhode Island chromosome 17, C.striata_1.0, whole genome shotgun sequence genome:
acgGGTGACCGTGTATGTAGTGTAtataatatacactgtaaaaaatgtctgtagattttacggtgaaaaactgctaaaccatgacagtaaaagaccgtaaaatgataaatcggttaattcagtttcagtaacaatgaaacaccgtaaatgtatatatcagccaaaactgtaattttttttcacagtttattgttttgaaaaatacattattccaTTGTAAAATACTCCGGCACCGTGTTTGTGACAAaaacatatactgtaatatttaatggtaaaatctttaattcatgcggcatttataaagtattttcttgtcagttatatggcagaacagattttcttttgatggaataacttttaattttttatggtaaaatatggaataaaatggcaatcttaaacgggaaatcaacagtgctaatataattttaccgtattattacaaaaagttgcaccgtgtttattacggtaaagttctggcaactacagctgccggttttttaccgtaaaaacaacaggtttttttttacagtgtacactttTTATATGTAACACATTTGCTAATGTAAAGGCTGGTTTGCATGCAAAGTTCTATGTTGCTGGAGTGGTAGATGAGAGGCCTAATTTGgaacattttaattgtttgccTGGTTAACTGCTTTaaatttggtcatttaaaaaaaatacctgaCTTAAAATTGAATGAATGATAAAAGATGagttgatttaatttgattttaaagtTCTACAGTGTATAAAAGCATTATTATATGTTAAAAGAATGAGGGGAACCCATTGGTTACTGAGGCCCAGCTATTCATAACTGGAAAATTCAGtatgacagttatttttttggtcacattttaaTGGTGTCCCCACCTCTTCTTTATGGTGGTGGATGGCCAGCTCAGCCATGTCTCGACAGGTGGTCCAGGTCCAGCCGGTGAGCAGGGTTCAGGAGCCAGGGCAGTGGAGTACTGGCCTGTGTGAGTGCTATAAAGACATGGGAGACTGTAAGTGtccaaatatgaataaaatatgatgagatttatagatttttttgacCATCTCtgctaaatgcacaaatgcATTTCCTGAAGTGATGAACATTTATCatgaatttcatgtttttgtgtactGGGGGTTgatctactgtgtgtgtgcaggctgctTTGCCCTGTGCTGCCTCCCAGTGTTTACATGTAAGGTGACCAGTGCAGTGGGTGCCTGTCCCTGCCTGCCTCTGCTGGACTGTATCGGCTGCGTATCACCGGCCTCTCTCGCCATGAGGGCTTCCGTCAGAGAACGATACGGTATACAGGTAACAGATTTCACCTCTAAGTACATGAAATAGTATTCCACATGTTGGGGGTTAGTGTAGTCACATTGAGTTTTGAtgcctttgtgtttttgtcaagaTTAAAATGTGTATTGTGAGCTATCCCAATTTACTTTGGTCAGAaaatggcagtgtaatgtattgctgtaggctaatccgtcagataacagtagaagaagagattgagtaagagagaaaaaaaaacaaaaaaaacaggttgctactgggacaactttggccacccatgagagataatatgtcttcaggaattagattcaattgggcaacttataattgttctttcctGTCAGAACAGCTGATCCatcatgagttaaatgtttgctacatcAGAATTTATTcgcaaaaaaaagtttccatctCCAGTTTAGTGCATtattcgaaaaagacaaaatacacctcaagcgagcataaaaactttatttctaaaaactagcatttttaaatgttttttattttgttttggtgtttccattaaGCTTTATGCATGCAaaacttcaaaatgtgcatcgaATTTGTTGATGTAAACACGGCTACTGTGACCTGATATAATTTCAAAACTGCTTTGAAACAGCTTTGGCAGCTAACTAAGATTTGATAGCGACTCAGACAGGTTCATATAGCTTCATCATTCATTCAAgttttaaggttgttttttttctggtctaACCCTAAGCATAGCCCTAACAAATTGCCACCACCAAGATGGTGGcagccaaaatgtcaaactgcttCATAACAGTTGAATTAACTTGAATTAACCCAAAATTCAATGGGTGATGCCATGGTGGCTACGTCCACTACTTTTATACACTCTGTGTGTTTACGTTTTCCTTGCTGGGGTTTGGAATGTGAGAGTTAAATTTGTGATCAAGTTATTTCAGTGGAGTGGATTGGCCCCTGTAGTTGGGTGTCGTGATAAAACTAGCTCGAACAATGCAGCTGATTGCTTACCACACTGTATCCCCAGCTCAATTACATAGAGCTGCTGGAGCTGTGAATAATTATGATTGCTGCTGAGAGGATGGAGACGTTTTAGTGATGAAACACAATAACAGCACACAGGGGAAATAGCTGCAGCATCATGACGGTGTGCCTAATGACACCGGTTATTACTTCAGCAATGCAAACAATGTTTGGAGTCTAAGTAATGACTTCTGATTTAGCTTAAAGGTATGTTGAGGATGTAGTGAAATCAGGACACATTATTTAGTTAATACATCCGCAGTAGAGCCATAAATATCTTAATGAATAAACAAGAAACTGTCAGTGCCTTAAAGATACAGCAAGCTGCCCACCGACTGCTtcactgtgctgctgcttgTCCACACTAAACACTCATACACCTGCGTGCATGACCACAAATCTCAACAGACATCAGGTCACTGATCAGTGCACATTTACCATAGAAACAGATGTTCAGCTCTCTAACAGCACATGCTCAGGCCAAGTTGTGAGTTTGATGTTGGATAAGCGGAGTTTCTGGGACAGTGAAGAGATAAGGCAGGAGGTGGGAGTGGTTGGAGGCCAGGCAGGCGGAAGCTGGAGCGCTGCCATCGGAGAGAAGGAGGTGGTTGATAATGTTGGCTTCTCTGGAGGTGGAGTGGGCCGTGGATCGCTGTCAATACCGCAGAGCATGAGCTTGGAGGGAGCCAGAATTTCTTATAAAAAACAAGTCCCAGCATGTAGGTTGTTTGTTAAGCACGCTCTCTCATGGGTGGACAATGCTGTTACCGTGTGTATCATGAGAATAAAAGTGACAGATTACTTCAGCTATCTGAATATGCAGTAAAAGTTCTCGTCGTCTTCCTTTTAACACCGTTTCTTCTTTCAATAgtaacttttgtatttttagccATGGCTCTGGGGGATGGCAGCATTGGTTGGTTGGTctaccactttggtccagactgaaatatctcaacaactatttgaCGGATTGCCATAAAACcttttacagacatttatggTCCTGAGATGATGAGTCATAAGTGATCCCCTCACTTTTTCCTCAAGCACAACCATAAAGTGGTGTGTAATTTTGAGTAAAATGTCTCAACAACTGTGGATGGATTACTGAGATATTTGTTATTTGAACATCCATATATCCTTTTGGATGAACTGTAATAACTTTGGTGGCCTCTAGTGCGATCAATGGGGGACAAAATTCCATTTGTCCATTGCTTTGGGTTTttccaaatacctgcaaaactaatgactTTCCCATTAGTTCCAGCTGTTTTTAGCGCTgatagaaaatgtaaaatgataaactaAGATGGTGAAGATGGTAAAAATAACACCTGCTTAAATCAAGTTGTTAGCATTTGTCATTGTGAGTAAGTTAGCAAGTTAACTTAGCTCAAAGCACCTCTATACAGCCTCAGTAAGCATGGTTGGATTATGAGCAAAGGGTTCCCAGGAACAtacatgcaaaaggccccatCACGTCTCCGATACTggagcaagacacacagactCATAAGCTGTTTAGcctcttttgtgtctctttgtggtcattttgagtctcttcgtAAATGTTTAGACATTTTCATTGACACTGTGAGCCTCTTCGACCAAGGCAGTTCAAGGGCCGGTTCGGAGccagtgcctaatcttgaaccagttcctcaCTTTTCGTCAGCCAAAGAACCGGGCTCTCgaccaggaaaactggttccaaagtgataccaactctttgctggttttGAACCACGGACCAGTTACATctggggctgggggcgggattatcaggaccaacaagaccaactaaaacgtgtatcattgatttgatttggtttGATTTGTTCACCTGCATTGTAATTAATTGAGGCTTCTGTAGTGGGTTAGCATTAGCAAGTTAGTGTTCGtttacaacaaagtctaacaaTTGCATCTTAAGtccagtgttaataagaatgtcaTTGCCATACATAGTGTTCAAGAcgagcagaacaaatgtgttgtacatgtcgtgtttggatgccaatgtaggctcacaaagccaggagcaacatttgtaaagagacgatgTCGTCTGCTACTGTTGTTATTATGCTTGCTGAGAGAGCAGAGACGTTTCCAGACGTATACATTAAAGTAATGATGTGGCTCTAGAGCCAGTGGAAAGCAAACAGGGTCTGAGATGGTTTGTgagttgaaccaactgtgaaccagcaccagcccagcagAACAAGTAGGTTTgcgttggtcgaaaaggggttaTAGGGAGTTCTTGGAATTATGtggctgttttgcatctctttgtggtcgttttaaTTGGCTTTGTAGTAGCTTCTCCGTGGACCTGTTCAGAATTGTTGCATGCATCTTTTTTCAATCCATTTACATTAATGAGTTCAGAATAGCCCTGGCATTCTGACGCTTGGGATGGCGTTGGTACCATGCCATAATAACTTGTCTGGAAGGGCATGAAATAAAGAACCAGAGTTTGGCTATTTTAGGACATGGCAGCCTCCTAACCACTGACCTCATGATGTCAACATGAAAAaccacagtttttttcatgcatacattttttttttggcactactgtattttaatatttatctaaGTTGTTAAACAAACTTGGATTCCATAAATTGGATATCAATGGAAAGCTGAGGCTCTTGTGAATTCAAGCAAAATCAACGTCACTATATAAAATAACCTGATGTGACccctaggataatcacagcctcatgaaactttacaaccacatactagagacctagagcattcagaggatattGCTTTCCTATGTATATTGACAGTAAGGGGGTTTCTTAGCAGTTTATacaacagaagtgctcgtcatctaatcaccaaaaaatacagaaatctccaaattgTCGAAAGTTGATCTAAAGAATGATAAGGGGTCTTTTGCAATCAATGTCATTATAAAGAAAGATAATTCATCtcttttttaaacagatgtATCAAAATATTAATGACCCTTATTGGATGTTTCATCTTAATTCATACCGTACTTCACATTACCCTGttaattagatttttctttcttaGCAGAGTTaagaatggtaaatggtaaacggacctgcacttatatagcgcttttctagtcgctttgcgaccactcaaagtgcttcacactacagactgcgctcattcactctttcacacacacattcatactggtggcagaggctaccctaaacggtcccacctgccaccattgggaattcatgcacacaccgatgaacacagcatcgggagcaatttggggttcagtagtttcagtatcttgctcaaggatacttcgacatgtaggctgcgacggtcagggatcgaaccaccaacccggGTGGgagccaaccaactctaccaactgagccacagccgccccatgagatggctttattttattatgcagGCTGCATGTATCATTAAAACTCGAACAAACCAGCAAATCATTCCAAAATCAAACTTGTAGTTGagattatacatttgtttttacgttattgtttattgtggtGTGATCATATCAGCATGCAAACTTTAAGGCCCAATGTTGCATTCAGACCTGTAATGATGTTTGGGGGCGTAGTGGTAATTTTAGTTGTTAATGTCACCCGCCCACATGGAATTCACAAGGGAGGCAGCGCAGCAGAGAGAATTGTGCTACTGAGCAGATCCCAGGTCTGCTGCTCA
Encoded proteins:
- the LOC131989236 gene encoding placenta-specific gene 8 protein-like — translated: MSRQVVQVQPVSRVQEPGQWSTGLCECYKDMGDCCFALCCLPVFTCKVTSAVGACPCLPLLDCIGCVSPASLAMRASVRERYGIQGSVWSDCLYGCCCYPLSWLQISRELKRRAASHASSSSSARYTALTSLQGAHLV